AAAAATCCAATGTAGACTCCTTACgtcaaaaattattaaatgaaggGATATTATCGACTGAAAATTTAGTTTAACGCagcctttctttttttttgaaaaaaaagtttcgaatcaattatgttaaataatacaaattacaaaaccTTCTTTTTAACAACATTTGAAACAATAACTCTcacaagtaaaaattattatgctTGTGCGTTTAGCGGTATCCTTGTTTTGATTGATACTCATATCAAAGTGTACTTTTGTTCCCTGTTACGTtgtcgtaaaattaaaaaaatacaatgatttttaagaataagaaCTACCGTCGTACGGTCGAACATTGTTTATGAAACGCTGTCGCATAATCACCAAGTACCTTTAAGTTTTTGCAATTCTCCATGCAACTGTTAAAgtcaacaaaatataaataaccgACTGTTTTTGTCTTGATGGATCATCttcaatttaaagaaaaaattcttgtttttaCAACATGAAAAGTTGTTCTGATCGAAAACGTTAACCGACCCTTACCTTTTACAAGACTAAGCGTACTGTACTAGAAACAAtgattttcataaaacatCTTAGTCATtgttttctgttaaattttttcttaatgaaaaaCACAGTGAATTGTTGTTTGTACTGTGACAAAACATGCAATTTTCCTCAAGTAAACAAGATTccactatattttttaaactgctTACCGCGTATCTTTTCTCTAAGAAAATATGAAGGAATATATGACGCTAAACATTGTTTGCTGTAATGAAGCAACAGAGAGACTATACTCTAACCATGAGACATTTCATGAAGGCGATTCTGGAATTGATCTTTTTTTTCCGGAATGCGTTGTAGTTAAAAAAGGCGAAACGAAATTGGTACCCTTGGGAATTAAAGCAGCcgtttttgataaaaatggcgtaaattcaagttttcttttaatgccAAGGTCATCTATAGTAAAAACGCCGTTACGGCTAGCCAATTCAAGTAACATC
The Hylaeus volcanicus isolate JK05 unplaced genomic scaffold, UHH_iyHylVolc1.0_haploid 12221, whole genome shotgun sequence DNA segment above includes these coding regions:
- the LOC128883562 gene encoding deoxyuridine 5'-triphosphate nucleotidohydrolase-like gives rise to the protein MKEYMTLNIVCCNEATERLYSNHETFHEGDSGIDLFFPECVVVKKGETKLVPLGIKAAVFDKNGVNSSFLLMPRSSIVKTPLRLANSIGLIDAGYRGELMVALDNIKNEDFVINAGTRLVQAVCFNGKPFHFKVVKELNNTSRGQAGFGSTNALTVTN